A genomic region of Chelonia mydas isolate rCheMyd1 chromosome 9, rCheMyd1.pri.v2, whole genome shotgun sequence contains the following coding sequences:
- the MBNL3 gene encoding muscleblind-like protein 3 isoform X3 gives MFAQQMQFMLPGAQLQPITTFPVTPSLATSPTMAFSPYLSHVSPGMGLVPAELLPNTPVLVSGNPTVTVPGGSVAQKLMRTDKLEVCREFQRGNCTRGENDCRYAHPIDIAMIDTNENTVTVCMDYIKGRCSREKCKYFHPPAHLQAKIKAAQHQVNQTAATAMALPPGALQPLPKRPALEKNNGATTVFNPSVFHYQQALASMQLQQPAFIPTVPMMHGATPTTVSAATTPATSVPFAATATANQISQLSVDELSSSMFVSQM, from the exons ACTACGTTTCCTGTGACTCCATCACTTGCAACTAGTCCCACCATGGCTTTTAGTCCCTACCTAAGTCATGTTTCTCCTGGGATGGGCTTGGTTCCTGCAGAGCTTTTACCAAATACGCCTGTCTTGGTTTCCGGAAATCCTACTGTTACAGTACCGGGAGGCTCTGTTGCTCAGAAACTGATGCGTACGGATAAATTGGAG GTTTGCCGAGAGTTTCAGCGTGGAAATTGCACACGTGGTGAGAACGATTGCCGTTATGCTCACCCCATAGATATTGCAATGATAGACACAAATGAAAACACTGTTACAGTTTGCATGGATTACATCAAAGGCCGATGCTCTAGGGAGAAATGCAAGTACTTTCATCCCCCTGCACACCTGCAAGCCAAAATCAAGGCAGCTCAACACCAGGTGAACCAGACAGCTGCAACTGCAATG GCCCTGCCGCCTGGTGCACTTCAACCTTTACCAAAGAGGCCAGCACTTGAAAAAAACAATGGTGCCACCACAGTCTTTAACCCGAGCGTTTTCCACTACCAACAGGCTCTAGCTAGCATGCAGTTGCAACAGCCTGCATTTATCCCTACAG TGCCCATGATGCACGGTGCTACGCCCACCACTGTGTCTGCAGCAACAACACCTGCCACCAGCGTCCCCTTCGCTGCAACAGCTACAGCCAATCAG ATATCCCAGTTATCAGTAGATGAACTGAGTAGCAGCATGTTTGTTTCACAGATGTAG